One window from the genome of Actinoplanes teichomyceticus ATCC 31121 encodes:
- the cydB gene encoding cytochrome d ubiquinol oxidase subunit II: MELTTVWFLLIGVLWAGYFLLEGFDFGVGILLPVVGRDERSRRLAINTIGPVWDGNEVWLLVAGGATFAAFPEWYATLFSGFFLPLLLILVALIVRGVAFEYRGKRDGALWRKRWDIAIFVGSLVPAILWGVAFGNILRGVRLDARHEYVGGFFDLLNPYALLGGLTTLVLFTLHGAVFLALKTDGPMRAQSGRLASQLSLAAVPVAAGFLLWTGLAHTDGWGIALSAAAALALLAAIPLTRARREGWAFAATGATLLLAVAALFVTLFPDVMPSTIDPAYSLTVHNASSTPYTLKVMTWVAVFFTPIVLIYQGWTYWVFRKRLKLSDIPA, translated from the coding sequence ATGGAACTCACCACCGTCTGGTTTCTGCTGATCGGCGTCCTCTGGGCCGGCTACTTCCTGCTGGAGGGCTTCGACTTCGGCGTCGGCATCCTGCTGCCCGTGGTCGGCCGCGACGAACGCTCCCGCCGGCTGGCGATCAACACCATCGGGCCGGTCTGGGACGGCAACGAGGTGTGGCTGCTGGTCGCCGGCGGCGCCACCTTCGCCGCCTTCCCGGAGTGGTACGCCACCCTGTTCAGCGGCTTCTTCCTGCCGCTGCTGCTGATCCTGGTCGCGCTGATCGTGCGCGGCGTGGCCTTCGAGTACCGCGGCAAGCGCGACGGCGCGCTCTGGCGCAAGCGCTGGGACATCGCGATCTTCGTGGGCAGCCTGGTCCCGGCGATCCTGTGGGGCGTGGCGTTCGGCAACATCCTGCGCGGCGTCCGGCTCGACGCCCGGCACGAGTACGTCGGCGGCTTCTTCGACCTGCTCAACCCGTACGCGCTGCTCGGCGGCCTGACCACGCTGGTGCTGTTCACCCTGCACGGCGCGGTCTTCCTGGCGCTCAAGACGGACGGCCCGATGCGCGCGCAGTCGGGCCGGCTGGCGTCGCAGCTGTCGCTGGCGGCGGTGCCGGTGGCGGCCGGGTTCCTTCTCTGGACCGGGCTCGCGCACACCGACGGGTGGGGCATCGCGCTCTCCGCGGCCGCCGCGCTCGCCCTGCTGGCCGCGATCCCGCTGACCCGGGCCCGGCGTGAGGGCTGGGCGTTCGCGGCCACCGGGGCGACCCTGCTGCTCGCCGTGGCCGCGCTGTTCGTGACCCTGTTCCCGGACGTGATGCCGTCCACCATCGACCCGGCGTACAGCCTGACCGTGCACAACGCGTCGTCGACGCCGTACACGCTGAAGGTGATGACCTGGGTGGCGGTGTTCTTCACCCCGATCGTCCTGATCTACCAGGGCTGGACGTACTGGGTGTTCCGCAAGCGGCTCAAGCTCAGCGACATCCCCGCATGA
- a CDS encoding APC family permease has translation MLGAGVFAAFGPAARSARELLPVALGIAAVVAYCNATSSARLAARHPQSGGTYVYGRERLGPFWGYLAGWTFVVGKTASCAAMAMTFAAYVAPGWERPAGMAAVLVLTWLNWQGVQRSAAVSRVIVAIVLAVLLAVVVAALAGPGHPDAAPASVAAPTPGGVLQAAGLLFFAFAGYARIATLGEEVRDPARTIPRAVTIALGAVLLTYAAVCFALLAALGPGGLAASATPVADAAAASGASWLVPVVRAAAALAALGALLALILGVSRTALAMARDGFLPRRLAAVHPRHQVPHVAELAVGLIVVALVATVDLRGAIGFSSFGVLLYYAIANAAALTLSRVVPITGLVGCLVLAFALPWRSVLTGAAVVLAGALAYALTRRGGDRPER, from the coding sequence ATGCTCGGAGCCGGCGTGTTCGCCGCGTTCGGGCCGGCCGCCCGGTCGGCGCGGGAACTGCTGCCGGTCGCGCTCGGCATCGCCGCGGTGGTGGCGTACTGCAACGCGACCTCGTCGGCGCGCCTGGCGGCGCGGCATCCGCAGAGCGGCGGCACCTATGTGTACGGCCGGGAGCGGCTCGGCCCGTTCTGGGGCTACCTGGCCGGGTGGACGTTCGTGGTCGGCAAGACGGCCTCCTGCGCGGCGATGGCGATGACCTTCGCGGCGTACGTCGCGCCGGGCTGGGAACGGCCCGCCGGGATGGCCGCGGTCCTCGTGCTGACCTGGCTGAACTGGCAGGGCGTGCAGCGCTCCGCCGCGGTCAGCCGGGTGATCGTGGCGATCGTGCTGGCGGTGCTGCTGGCCGTGGTCGTGGCGGCGCTGGCCGGTCCCGGGCACCCGGACGCGGCGCCGGCCAGCGTTGCGGCGCCCACCCCGGGCGGGGTGCTGCAGGCGGCCGGCCTGCTGTTCTTCGCCTTCGCCGGGTACGCCCGGATCGCCACCCTGGGCGAGGAGGTGCGTGACCCGGCGCGGACCATCCCGCGGGCGGTGACGATCGCGCTCGGCGCGGTGCTGCTGACGTACGCGGCAGTCTGTTTCGCCCTGCTGGCTGCCCTCGGACCCGGCGGCCTGGCCGCCTCCGCCACGCCGGTCGCGGACGCCGCGGCGGCCTCCGGCGCGTCCTGGCTGGTCCCGGTGGTCCGCGCGGCGGCGGCGCTGGCCGCGCTCGGCGCCCTGCTGGCGCTGATCCTCGGCGTCTCCCGAACCGCCCTGGCGATGGCCCGCGACGGGTTCCTGCCGCGCCGGCTGGCCGCCGTGCACCCCCGCCACCAGGTCCCGCACGTGGCCGAACTGGCTGTCGGCCTGATCGTGGTGGCGCTGGTGGCCACCGTGGACCTGCGCGGCGCGATCGGTTTCTCGTCCTTCGGGGTGCTGCTGTACTACGCGATCGCGAACGCCGCCGCGCTCACCCTCTCCCGCGTCGTGCCGATCACCGGGCTGGTGGGCTGCCTGGTGCTGGCGTTCGCTCTGCCGTGGCGCTCGGTCCTGACCGGCGCCGCGGTGGTCCTGGCCGGTGCGCTCGCCTACGCGCTGACCCGCCGCGGCGGTGACCGACCGGAGCGTTGA
- the cydD gene encoding thiol reductant ABC exporter subunit CydD, translating into MKPLDPRLLRYARTTRAYLAATVALGVVHAALLLAQATLLARAITAVFLDGADAAWGLLAAVLAARAGVAWLQEVAAARSAAAVKSQLRDRLLRHLVRLGPAGRRPAGEVATLVSHGLDALDGYFAKYLPQLVLAVLVPGMVLARLLPADLTATVTIAVTLPLIPLFMALVGMHTEERNRRQFRLLSRLSHHFLDVVAGLPTLKLLGRARAQAGIIRRISAQQREHTMRTLRTAFLSSLVLELLATLSVALVAVGIGLRLVSGHLDLTTALLVLILAPEAYRPLREVGANYHASAEGLAAAEEVFAVLETPAPRPGTRTPASGEIVFDDVEVRYPGRAEPALRLRATVAPGEVVALTGPSGCGKSTALAVLLGFVTPDAGRVTVGGTPLDELDLDAWRRWVAWVPQRPHLFAASVRDNITLGAEHSDAAVHAAAEAAGVAGFVAELPDGYATVLGDAGTGLSAGQRQRVALARAFLRDAPVVLLDEPTANLDSDTAAEVMAAIRELARGRTVLMAAHRPELIRLADRVLTVGEPGLVPAGRA; encoded by the coding sequence ATGAAACCGCTCGACCCGCGCCTGCTCAGGTACGCCCGGACCACCCGGGCGTACCTGGCGGCCACCGTCGCGCTCGGCGTCGTGCACGCCGCGTTGCTGCTGGCCCAGGCCACCCTGCTGGCCCGGGCGATCACCGCGGTGTTCCTGGACGGCGCGGACGCGGCGTGGGGGCTGCTGGCCGCGGTCCTGGCCGCCCGGGCCGGGGTGGCCTGGCTGCAGGAGGTGGCCGCGGCCCGTTCCGCCGCCGCGGTCAAGAGCCAGCTGCGCGACCGGCTGCTGCGGCACCTGGTCCGCCTCGGCCCGGCCGGGCGCCGCCCGGCCGGCGAGGTGGCCACCCTGGTCAGTCACGGCCTGGACGCGCTGGACGGCTACTTCGCCAAGTACCTCCCGCAGCTGGTCCTCGCCGTCCTGGTACCCGGGATGGTGCTGGCCCGGCTGCTACCCGCCGACCTCACCGCGACCGTCACCATCGCGGTCACCCTGCCGCTGATCCCGCTGTTCATGGCCCTGGTCGGGATGCACACCGAGGAGCGGAACCGCCGCCAGTTCCGGCTGCTGTCCCGCCTGTCGCACCACTTCCTGGACGTGGTCGCCGGGCTGCCCACGCTCAAGCTGCTCGGCCGGGCCCGGGCCCAGGCCGGGATCATCCGGCGGATCAGCGCGCAGCAGCGCGAGCACACCATGCGCACGCTGCGCACCGCGTTCCTCTCCTCGCTGGTGCTGGAGCTGCTCGCCACCCTGTCGGTGGCCCTGGTCGCGGTCGGCATCGGCCTGCGGCTGGTCTCCGGCCACCTGGACCTGACCACCGCGCTGCTGGTGCTGATCCTGGCGCCGGAGGCGTACCGGCCGCTGCGCGAGGTGGGCGCCAACTACCACGCGAGCGCGGAGGGGCTGGCCGCCGCCGAGGAGGTCTTCGCCGTGCTGGAGACCCCGGCGCCGCGGCCGGGCACCCGGACGCCCGCCTCCGGCGAGATCGTCTTCGACGACGTCGAGGTGCGCTACCCCGGTCGCGCCGAACCCGCGCTGCGGCTGCGCGCCACCGTCGCGCCCGGCGAGGTGGTCGCGCTGACCGGCCCGTCCGGTTGCGGCAAGTCCACCGCGCTGGCGGTGCTGCTGGGCTTCGTGACCCCGGACGCCGGCCGGGTCACCGTCGGCGGGACGCCCCTGGACGAGCTCGACCTGGACGCCTGGCGCCGGTGGGTGGCCTGGGTCCCGCAGCGGCCGCACCTGTTCGCCGCCTCGGTGCGTGACAACATCACGCTCGGCGCGGAGCACTCCGACGCCGCCGTGCACGCGGCGGCCGAGGCCGCCGGGGTCGCCGGGTTCGTCGCGGAGCTGCCGGACGGCTACGCCACCGTGCTCGGTGACGCCGGGACCGGGCTGTCCGCCGGGCAGCGGCAACGGGTCGCGCTGGCGCGGGCGTTCCTGCGGGACGCGCCGGTCGTGCTGCTCGACGAGCCGACCGCCAACCTGGACTCGGACACCGCGGCCGAGGTGATGGCGGCCATCCGCGAGCTGGCCCGCGGGCGCACCGTGCTGATGGCGGCGCACCGTCCGGAACTGATCCGCCTGGCCGACCGGGTGCTCACGGTCGGCGAACCCGGCCTGGTCCCCGCGGGCCGGGCATGA
- a CDS encoding molybdopterin-dependent oxidoreductase: MSVEINGTPHERAPRPGQCLRTYLREEGCFGVKKGCDSGDCGACTVHVDGRPVHSCVYPAFRAQGCRVTTVEGLAGRDGLHPVQRAFLAAQGFQCGFCTAGLIMTVAALDPAQHADLPRALKGNLCRCTGYRAIADAVAGVPNQAVPAPGRAVGSATGAPAGPQVVTGTARYTLDVRVPGVLHLKVLRSPHAHARIVAVDATEAFRVDGVEAVLTHRDAPERLFSTAQHENAAEDPADTRVLDDVVRFVGQRVAAVVATSEAAAEEGCRRLRVRYEVRPAVTDPALALAPDAPLVHGDKLDRNVVGELHAALGDVAGGFADADEVYQATFRTPRVQHASLETHGALGWLDGDGRLVIRSSTQTPFLTRRAVAELYDLPLARVRVIAGRVGGGFGGKQEMLVEDLVALAVLRTGRPVQWEYTRAEQFCAATTRHPFTVTMKAGAKRDGTITAMQLDVLVDTGAYGNHGPAVMFHGCHESVAVYRCANMRTDARTVYTNTVPAGAFRGYGLGQVTFAVESVLDELARRIGMDPVTFRERNVVRPGDDLTAPGDHADDLGIASYGLDQCLARMRQAGATRDAAPDGWLVGEGMAIAMIAAGPPGGHHADATVRSLGEGRYELSVGTAEFGNGSTTVHAQIAADELGTTPDRIVIRQSDTDAVRHDTGAFASTGVVVAGQAVLRAARALRACGGPVGHGHCDGTPRSVAFNAQWFRIAVDPDTGELRILRSVHSADAGTVLNPLQLRGQIEGGVAQALGSALAEHVDLDERGAVTTTTFRQYHLPTLADTPRTEVHFARTSDAIGPLGAKSMSESPYNPVAPALANALRDATGVRMTVIPFTADRIWAAMH; this comes from the coding sequence GTGAGCGTGGAGATCAACGGAACGCCGCACGAGCGGGCCCCCCGCCCCGGCCAGTGCCTGCGCACCTACCTGCGGGAGGAGGGCTGCTTCGGGGTCAAGAAGGGCTGCGACTCCGGGGATTGCGGGGCCTGCACCGTGCACGTCGACGGCCGGCCGGTGCACTCCTGCGTCTACCCGGCGTTCCGCGCGCAGGGGTGCCGGGTCACCACGGTGGAGGGCCTCGCCGGCCGCGACGGCCTGCACCCGGTGCAGCGTGCGTTCCTGGCGGCACAGGGCTTCCAGTGCGGCTTCTGCACGGCCGGGCTGATCATGACGGTCGCCGCACTGGACCCCGCCCAGCACGCCGATCTGCCCCGGGCGCTCAAGGGCAACCTCTGCCGCTGCACCGGGTACCGCGCCATCGCCGACGCGGTCGCCGGTGTGCCGAACCAGGCCGTCCCGGCGCCGGGCCGCGCGGTCGGCTCGGCGACCGGCGCCCCGGCCGGTCCCCAGGTGGTCACCGGAACCGCCCGGTACACCCTGGACGTCCGGGTGCCCGGCGTGCTGCACCTCAAGGTGCTGCGCTCCCCGCACGCGCACGCCCGGATCGTCGCCGTGGACGCCACCGAGGCGTTCCGGGTCGACGGCGTCGAGGCGGTCCTGACCCACCGGGACGCGCCGGAACGGCTGTTCTCCACCGCCCAGCACGAGAACGCGGCCGAGGACCCGGCCGACACCCGGGTCCTCGACGACGTGGTCCGGTTCGTCGGCCAGCGCGTCGCGGCGGTGGTCGCCACCAGCGAGGCGGCGGCCGAGGAGGGCTGCCGGCGGCTGCGCGTGCGGTACGAGGTCCGCCCCGCCGTGACCGACCCGGCGCTCGCCCTCGCCCCGGACGCCCCGCTCGTGCACGGCGACAAGCTCGACCGCAACGTGGTCGGCGAGCTGCACGCCGCGCTGGGCGACGTGGCCGGCGGGTTCGCCGACGCCGACGAGGTGTACCAGGCGACCTTCCGGACCCCGCGGGTGCAGCACGCCAGCCTGGAGACGCACGGGGCCCTCGGCTGGCTCGACGGCGACGGGCGCCTGGTCATCCGGTCCAGCACGCAGACGCCGTTCCTGACCCGCCGCGCCGTCGCCGAGCTGTACGACCTGCCCCTCGCGCGGGTACGGGTGATCGCCGGGCGGGTCGGCGGCGGCTTCGGCGGCAAGCAGGAGATGCTGGTGGAGGACCTGGTGGCGCTGGCCGTGCTGCGCACCGGCCGGCCGGTGCAGTGGGAGTACACCCGGGCCGAGCAGTTCTGCGCGGCGACCACCCGGCACCCGTTCACGGTGACCATGAAGGCCGGGGCGAAACGGGACGGGACGATCACCGCGATGCAGCTCGACGTGCTCGTGGACACCGGCGCGTACGGCAACCACGGTCCCGCGGTGATGTTCCACGGCTGCCACGAGTCGGTCGCGGTCTACCGGTGCGCGAACATGCGCACCGACGCGCGCACCGTCTACACCAACACCGTGCCGGCCGGCGCCTTCCGGGGGTACGGCCTCGGCCAGGTCACCTTCGCCGTCGAGTCGGTCCTCGACGAGCTGGCCCGCCGGATCGGGATGGACCCGGTCACGTTCCGCGAACGCAACGTGGTCCGCCCCGGCGACGACCTGACCGCTCCCGGCGACCACGCCGACGACCTGGGCATCGCCAGTTACGGCCTGGACCAGTGCCTGGCCCGGATGCGGCAGGCCGGGGCGACCCGCGACGCCGCGCCGGACGGCTGGCTGGTCGGCGAGGGCATGGCGATCGCGATGATCGCGGCCGGGCCGCCCGGCGGGCACCACGCCGACGCCACCGTCCGGTCGCTGGGCGAGGGCCGGTACGAGCTGTCGGTCGGCACGGCGGAGTTCGGCAACGGCAGCACCACGGTGCACGCCCAGATCGCCGCCGACGAGCTGGGCACCACACCGGACCGGATCGTGATCCGGCAGTCGGACACCGACGCGGTACGGCACGACACCGGGGCGTTCGCCTCCACCGGTGTGGTGGTGGCCGGGCAGGCGGTGCTGCGCGCGGCCCGGGCGCTGCGGGCCTGCGGCGGCCCGGTCGGGCACGGGCACTGCGACGGGACACCGCGGTCGGTGGCGTTCAACGCCCAGTGGTTCCGGATCGCCGTCGACCCGGACACCGGCGAGCTGCGGATCCTGCGCAGCGTGCACAGCGCGGACGCGGGCACCGTGCTGAACCCGCTGCAGCTGCGCGGGCAGATCGAGGGCGGGGTGGCGCAGGCGCTCGGCTCGGCGCTGGCCGAGCACGTCGACCTCGACGAGCGCGGCGCGGTCACCACCACCACGTTCCGGCAGTACCACCTGCCGACCCTCGCGGACACGCCGCGGACCGAGGTGCACTTCGCGCGGACGTCCGACGCGATCGGGCCGCTGGGCGCCAAGTCGATGAGCGAGAGCCCGTACAACCCGGTCGCGCCGGCGCTGGCCAACGCCCTGCGCGACGCGACCGGCGTGCGGATGACCGTGATCCCGTTCACCGCGGACCGGATCTGGGCCGCCATGCACTAG
- a CDS encoding FAD binding domain-containing protein yields the protein MDLHTVTEVISPAGPGMWRPGDAWLGGGTALFGEPRPELSRLLDLPSAGWDPLTVRDDGVEIAATCTIAELAAALAGPAIVRQCCDAFLASFKIWNVATVGGNLCAALPAGPMISLGSALDGVCTLIAASGRERQVPVAGFVTGAGRTVLRDGELLRSIFLPAAALRARTAYRRGRLHRHGRSAVLLIGRAEPGGGLTLTVTAATRRPRVLRFARPPHAGELAAALAAIPATEYVDDVHGHPAWRRHLTGYYAEQIRTELGR from the coding sequence GTGGACCTGCACACCGTGACCGAAGTCATCAGTCCCGCCGGCCCGGGTATGTGGCGGCCCGGGGACGCCTGGCTGGGTGGCGGAACGGCGCTGTTCGGCGAGCCGCGCCCCGAGCTCTCCCGGCTGCTCGACCTGCCCTCGGCCGGTTGGGATCCGCTGACCGTACGCGACGACGGCGTGGAGATCGCGGCGACCTGCACGATCGCCGAGCTGGCCGCCGCGCTGGCCGGGCCGGCGATCGTCCGGCAGTGCTGCGACGCGTTCCTGGCCTCCTTCAAGATCTGGAACGTGGCCACGGTCGGCGGCAACCTCTGCGCCGCCCTGCCGGCCGGGCCGATGATCTCGCTCGGCTCGGCCCTGGACGGGGTGTGCACCCTGATCGCGGCGTCCGGGCGGGAGCGGCAGGTGCCGGTCGCCGGCTTCGTGACCGGCGCCGGGCGCACCGTGCTGCGCGACGGTGAGCTGCTGCGGTCGATCTTCCTGCCGGCGGCGGCGCTGCGGGCCCGGACCGCGTACCGGCGGGGCCGTCTGCACCGGCACGGCCGCTCCGCCGTGCTGCTGATCGGCCGGGCCGAGCCCGGCGGCGGCCTGACGCTGACCGTGACCGCCGCGACCCGCCGGCCCCGGGTGCTGCGTTTCGCCCGGCCGCCGCACGCCGGCGAGCTGGCCGCCGCCCTGGCCGCCATCCCCGCCACCGAGTACGTCGACGACGTGCACGGCCACCCGGCCTGGCGCCGGCACCTGACCGGGTACTACGCCGAGCAGATCAGAACGGAGCTGGGCCGGTGA
- a CDS encoding cytochrome ubiquinol oxidase subunit I, which produces MDSLDLSRWQFGITTVYHFIFVPITIGLSALVAGLQTAWVRTGKEHYLRATKFWGKLFLINFAIGVVTGIVQEFQFGMNWSNYSRFVGDIFGAPLAMEGLLAFFLESTFLGLWIFGWDRLPKRVHLATIWTAAIGTMLSAYFILAANSWMQHPVGWKMGDGRAELTSIWAVLTNSTTLVTFPHTITACFLTAGALLLAVSAWHLRKGNQEQVFRPSLRLGAWVVLIAGLGVLITGDLQARVMTEQQPMKMAAAEALYENTESASFSVFTIGSLDGKEEVWSVRIPSLLSFMATGDPSGEVEGINDLQSAYQREYGEGDYTPIVPVTYWSFRLMIGFGGLAMLVALAALWFNRGERRSTSRWLWIASIGCVAMPLLANSFGWIFTEMGRQPWTVFGLFKTDQSGSPAVSTGEAATGLIVLTLLYGVLAVIEVGLFLKYARAGAPEIPADTGDEAEDRPLAFAY; this is translated from the coding sequence GTGGATTCGCTCGACCTTTCGCGGTGGCAATTCGGGATCACCACCGTGTACCACTTCATCTTCGTACCGATAACGATCGGACTTTCGGCCCTCGTCGCCGGACTTCAGACCGCCTGGGTCCGGACCGGCAAGGAGCACTACCTGCGGGCCACCAAGTTCTGGGGCAAGCTGTTCCTGATCAACTTCGCGATCGGTGTGGTCACCGGCATCGTGCAGGAGTTCCAGTTCGGCATGAACTGGTCCAACTACTCCCGGTTCGTCGGGGACATCTTCGGCGCACCGCTGGCCATGGAGGGCCTGCTCGCCTTCTTCCTGGAGTCCACGTTCCTCGGACTGTGGATCTTCGGCTGGGACCGGCTGCCGAAGCGCGTGCACCTGGCCACCATCTGGACCGCGGCGATCGGCACCATGCTCTCGGCCTACTTCATCCTGGCCGCCAACTCCTGGATGCAGCACCCGGTCGGGTGGAAGATGGGCGACGGCCGGGCCGAGCTGACCAGCATCTGGGCGGTGCTGACCAACAGCACCACGCTGGTCACCTTCCCGCACACGATCACCGCGTGCTTCCTCACCGCGGGCGCGCTGCTGCTCGCGGTCAGCGCCTGGCACCTGCGCAAGGGCAACCAGGAGCAGGTGTTCCGGCCGTCGCTGCGACTCGGCGCCTGGGTGGTGCTGATCGCCGGGCTGGGCGTGCTGATCACCGGTGACCTGCAGGCCCGGGTGATGACCGAGCAGCAGCCGATGAAGATGGCCGCCGCCGAGGCGCTCTACGAGAACACCGAGTCGGCCTCGTTCTCGGTCTTCACCATCGGCTCGCTCGACGGCAAGGAGGAGGTCTGGAGCGTACGGATCCCGTCGCTGCTGTCCTTCATGGCCACCGGCGACCCGTCCGGCGAGGTCGAGGGGATCAACGACCTGCAGAGCGCGTACCAGCGCGAGTACGGCGAGGGCGACTACACGCCGATCGTGCCGGTCACCTACTGGTCGTTCCGCCTGATGATCGGCTTCGGCGGGCTGGCCATGCTGGTCGCCCTGGCCGCGCTCTGGTTCAACCGGGGCGAGCGCCGCTCGACCAGCCGCTGGTTGTGGATCGCCTCGATCGGATGCGTCGCGATGCCGCTGCTGGCCAACTCGTTCGGCTGGATCTTCACCGAGATGGGCCGCCAGCCGTGGACGGTGTTCGGCCTGTTCAAGACCGACCAGTCCGGCTCCCCGGCGGTCTCCACCGGCGAGGCGGCCACCGGCCTGATCGTGCTGACCCTGCTCTACGGCGTGCTCGCGGTGATCGAGGTCGGGCTGTTCCTCAAGTACGCCCGCGCCGGCGCCCCGGAAATCCCTGCCGACACCGGCGACGAGGCCGAGGACCGGCCGCTCGCCTTCGCGTACTGA